The genome window CGGAGGGGCCACTGCCCTCCGCGAGCCGACCCCGTCACTCGCGCCCGTGGAGCCGGCGGGCGATCCGTACGACGCGAACCGCGTAGCCGAGCCACAGCAGACTCAAGCCGGTCAAGACCACCTGTTCGCCGGCCAGCATGCCCGGCCGCAACACGCCGGCCAGCGCGGCCAGCCCCACCGCCACCGGCGCCGTCGCGCAGTAGCCCGCCGCCACCGGGTGACCGGTGGCTCCGAGAACGATCGTCCCGAGTAGCACCGTCGCCGCGTAGAGGGCGCTTGCCGGCGACCCGAGGACACCGGGCCGGCCCTCACCAACGGCGGCGATCACGGTCACGAGAGAGGAGAGCACCGCCAGCAGGAAGGCATAGACGAACAGCTCGCTCCGGGCCTGGGTCGGGGTGAGGCGTCCGGCGCGGGCGAAGTACGGCGTCCTGTCATCGTCCCAGACGTACCGCTTGACGAGCCGGGGCCAGTCCAACCGGGAGCGTCGGCTAGACGCCGGGGCCCGTGTTCAGCCGCCCGCCCCTGGCCGCCGCGTCCTCCGGCCACTCGAGCGTCATCAACCGGAAGCGGACCTCCTTGGGGCCGAACAGCACGATCACGGTCTGCAGCCAGACGGCGATCCCGGCCAGAAGGGCGGTGAAGATGCCGAAGACCAGGATCGTCTTGATGATCCAGCGATAGGACAATCCCACCGTCGACGCCGACTTCTCGCCGATCAGGAACGAGTCATAGGCGAACCCCGCCGCGAAATACCCGACGATCAGGCAATAGGGGATCATGAACAGGGTGAGGCCCAGGAATTCGATCCAGGCCTGCTTGCGGAAGGACAGCTTCTCGCGGACGAGATCCACCCGCACGTGACGGTTCCGGACCAGCCCATACCCCAGCACCAGCGTGAACAGCGCGGTGTGGAAGTGCCACTCGAACTCCTGGATTACGGTGGACTCGAAGGCCCGCCCCAGGTGCTCGACGAGCCAGACCTGCATCCCCCCGATCTTCCGGAGGAACACGTCCCACATCGTGACGAAGACGAGCGGCAGGATGAAGACGGCGCCCCACCGCCCGACGAACTCCACGAACGACCGGAGCCGCTCGCTGATGCGCAGCAGCAACTCGACCGCCATCAGAACCTCCCCACCGCCTCCGAGAGCGGCTGGTTAGTCGTAGACCGCGCCCGGCAGCCACAGGGCCAGCATCGGGAACATCAGCACCAGGAGTAGACAGATCAGCTGCATGATGACGAACGGGATGATGCCCCGGTAGATGCTCTGGATCTTCACCTCGGCCGGGGCCAGGCCCTTCATGTAGAAGAGGGCGAAGCCGAACGGCGGGGTGAGGAACGACGTCTGGAGATTCACGGCGAGCAGGACCGTGAACCAGATGAGCACCGACTCCTTGGGCACATGCGCGCCGAAATCCATGTTGGCGATCATGGGCCCGAAGACGGGCAGGACGATCAGCGTGATCTCGATCCAGTCGAGGAAGAACCCCAGGACGAAGACGATGCCCATGATCAGAAAGGTCAGGCCCCAGGAGCCGAGCCCGGCCGACGTGATCAGGTGCTCGGCGACGGAATCCCCGCCGAGCGCCCGGAACACATAGGCGAAGCAGGTCGCCGAGATCACGATGAAGAAGATCATGCTGATGGTGAGGGCCGACGCGTTGGCGACCTCCTTCAGGGTCGTCCAGCCGCCCCGGCGCTTGGCCATGGCCAGGGCCACGGCGCCGAAAGCCCCCACCGCCCCCGCCGCGCTCGGCGTCGCCCAGCCGAACAGGATGGAGCCCTTGATCATCCCGATCAAAATGGCCGGGGGCAGGAAGCTGCGTACGAACAGGCCCGCGGTCTCGCCCAACCCGAGGTTGAGCTCGGTCGGTGGCAGCGGCGGACCCAGAGCGGGCTTCATCGCGCAGGTCGCGCTGATGCCGATCAGGTAGATGAGCGCAAGGAGGAGGCCCGGGCCCAGCGCCGCCATGAACAGGGTGCCCACCGACACGGACAGGAGGTCGGCGAACAGGATCAGCATGATGCTCGGGGGGATGAGGATGCCCAGCGTGCCGGCCGCGGCGATGCAGCCGGTGGCCAGGGCGTGGCTGTACCCCTGCCGCAGCATCGGCGCCAGGGCCAGCGACGTCATCATCGTCACCGAGGCGCCGATGATGCCGGTCATCGCCGCCAGGATCGTGCCCATCACCGTGACCGCCAGGGCCAGCGCTCCGGGGACGCGGCGGAGCAGCACCTGGCAGCAGTAGAGCAGGTCCTTGGCGATGCCGCTGCGCTCCATCATCACGCCCATGAACACGAACGTCGGAACGGAGACCAGCACGAGGTTCTCGGCAGCCTGGCCCCAGATACGCGGCACGAAGTTGAAGAACTCCACGAGCCGGAACGTGTCGAAGAGATAGCCCAGGAATCCGAAGACCAGCGCCGTGCCGCCGAGCACGAAGGCCACGGGGTATCCCGAGAACAGCAGCACGCCGAGGGTCAGGAACATGAACAACGGTAGATAATCCTGCACGAACGGAACGATCTCGACCTCGGGCCCGCTGCGAAGCCACAGCGTGTACGCCAGCACGATGGCGGCGGCCACCGGCAGCGCGAGCAGGATGAGGCGCAGACGGCCGTTGAGGGTGACGCCTTCAGGGACGAGTCGGGCCATCCAGAAGCCCTCCTGGGCGGGTTCGAAACGCCGTTGGGGGACGCTAACTGCAGGCAGTGAAGCCTGTCAAGGCCGATCTTCGCTCGAGCCGTGCACCGGTCGGCCTACCCGGGGTGGCGGCTTCACGCGGACAAGGCGTTGACACCCCGACCGCCAGGTGCTATCAGTTCGTCACTTTTCTCGGATGTTTAGCCGTGCCTTCGGCTTGCCGATCGCCCCTCCGGCCCGGGGCTGCAGGGCGACCGACTCGCGCTGATCAAGGAGGATCCGCCATGGAGTGTCAGCCGATGAAGCGTCGTTCCTTTCTCAGGGCATCGGGCGCCGCCGCGGCGGTGGCCGCCACCGGCCTGCAGGGCATCCTGGCGGCTGGCCAGGCCCCGGCCTGGGCCCAGGGCAAGAAGCTCCACATCGTGCGGTGGGTGGACTTCATCCCCGAAGCCGACGTGGAGCTGAAGCGGCAGGCCCCGGAGGCTTCCAAGGCGCTGGGCGCCGAGGTGGTCTTCGAGTTCATCAACGGCAACGACCTGCAGCCTCGCATCACCGCCGCCATCCAGTCGGGCAGCGGCGCCGACATCATCCAGATGCTCTGGAACTGGCCGCACCTTTACGCGAGCGGCATCGTGGACGTCTCGGACATCGCCGAGCCCATCGGCAAGGCCCAGGGCGGTTACTACGACGTCTTTCAGGCCACGGCCAGGGTCGGCGGCAAGTGGCTCGCCGTCCCGCACGGCGTCGTCGGCAACGCGGTCGCCTACCGTCGGTCCTGGCACAACGAGGTCGGGGCCAAGGAGTTTCCGAAGACCTGGGACGAGTGGCGCCAGGTGGGCAAGAAGCTCAAGGCCAAGGGCAGGCCCGTCGGTCAGGCCCTCGGCCACTCCTTCGGCGACCCGCCCACGTTCGCCTACCCGCTGCTATGGGACTTCGGCGGCGCCGAGGTCGACAAGAGCGGCAAGAAGGTCGTCCTCAACTCCAAGGCCACGCTGGAGTCGGTGAAGTTCCTGCAGGCCTTCTGGAAGGACGCCTGCGACGAAGGTGGCGCGGCCTGGGATGACACGAACAACAACCGGGCGTTCCACGCAGGGGAGATCAGCGCGAGCCTCAACGGCGCCTCGATCTACATCGTGGCCAAGCGCCAGAAGGACAAGATCAAGGACGACCGGGGCGAGCCGCTCTTTCAGGACATCGAGCACGCGGCGCTGCTGCCCAAGGGGCCGGCCGGCCAGTTCGCGCTCTACGTGCCGTTCCAGCACGCGATCATGAAGTACTCCAAGAACCAGAAGCTGGCCAAGGACTTCCTCAAGTGGCTGCACACCAAGGACAACTACGAGAAGTGGTTCCAGGTCAACGAAGGGTACAACGTCGGCCCCACCCAGGTTTGGGAAGAGCACCCCATGTGGAAGAAGGTCGACAAGCCGCTCCAGGTCTTCCGGCAGGCTGTCCGCCAGGCCCGGATGCTGGGCTCGCCGGGACCGGCGTCGGCCCGGGCCACCGAGGCCTACACGAAGTACATCATCGTGGACATGTACGCCAAGGCCGTGACGGGCACTAAGGCCGAGGATGCCGTGAAGTGGGCCGAGGGCGAGCTCAAGAACATTTACCAGAAGGCCTAGTCGAGCCCTGGGCGAGTACGATGTGAAGAACTCGGTCATCGGGGGTGTCGGGAGCGCCGCCAGAGTGGAGGTGGCGCTCGCGCACCCCAGAAGCACCCAGCCGCTGACGCGCTTCCTCGAAAGTGAGCGGCTGTTGGCCGTGCTGCTGCTGGCGCCGACCGTCGTCTTGCTCGGGTTGTTCATCGCCTACCCGTTCGTGATGGGGGTCTGGCTCTCACTGTCCAGCACCAGCGTCGGCAACCCGGGCGTGTTCGTGGGCCTGCAGAACTTCGTCCGGGCCTGGAACGACTCGATCTTCCGCACGGCGTTCTGGAACACGAGCGTCTACACGTTCTGGGCCACCATCTTCAAGCTGGCCCTGGGCATGTGGCTGGCGCTGCTACTCAACCGGCACTTCCGAGGCAAGCGGCTGGTGCGGGCGTCGATGCTGCTGCCGTTCATCGTCCCCACCGTGCTCAGCACCTTCGCCTGGCGCTGGATGTTCGATCCGACCTTCAGCGTCCTGAACTGGGTGCTCTACCAGGCCGGTATCATCACGGTGAAGCTGCCGTTCCTCTCCGACGGCACCTGGGCACTGTCCTGCGCGATTCTCGTGAACACCTGGCGGGGCATGCCGTTCTTCGCCATCACCCTCCTGGCCGGGCTGCAGACCATCAATCCCGACCTGCACGAGGCCGCCTCGCTGGACGGTGCCAACGGCTGGCGGCGCTTCTGGCACGTGACCTGGCCTCTGCTCAAGCCGGTGACCATCGTCGTGGTGGTGTTCTCGATCATCCAGACGTTCTCCGACTTCCAGCTCATCTACGTGCTCACCGGCGGGGGCCCCGCCAACTCCACGCACCTGCTGGCGACCTACGCCTACCAGGTCGGGGTCGCCACCGGACTCCTCGGCGAGGGCGCCGCCATCTCCCTCTTCATGCTCCCCGTCCTCTTCGTCGTGGTCTGGATCCAGCTGCGCTACCTCAGGAGACTCGAAGGCGCGTGATCACGGTAGATCGCGACTCGGATCGGGCGGCCGAACTAGCTCGCGCGTGGTTCCGGCGGGGCACGGGCGTGGCGATAGCCCGGGTGCCCGTGCCCTGTCCAACAGGTCGCGACTCTGATCGGGCGACTGAACAACCTCCCGGGTGGCTCCGGCGGGGCACGGGCGTGGGGCGCGGTGGTCGGGACTCTGATCGCGTGAGCGGAGAATCTCGCGGATGGTTCCGGGGGGGTGCGGGCGGGCGACAGCCCGGGCGCCCGCACCCTGTTCAATGATCGAGCAGCGCTGGAAAAAGTGGGCCTTCTTCTACATCCCTCTCACCCTGTTCGTCATCGGCACCCTGTTTCCCTTCTACTGGATGGCGGTCACGGCCTTTCGTCCCGACCACGAGCTCTACCGCTCCTGGCGGGCCGTCAACAACGCGCCGTTCTGGACCCTGCAGCCGACGCTGGCCCACTTCCAGGATCTGTTGGCCAAGACGACCTTCCCCCGCTGGCTGTGGAACACGTTCTTCATCGCGGTCATCTCCACGGCGATCTCGTTGTTCTGCGGGCTCCTGGCCGGCTACGCGCTAGCTCGACTGCGCTTCCCGGGGGCCGGGCTGCTGGGCACCTCGATCTTCGTGACTTACCTGGTGCCGCCCACGCTGCTGTTCATCCCCCTGGCCGACATCATCCGGAACTTCCAGCTCGGGAACACGCCGTGGGCGCTGATCCTGACGTACCCCACCTTCCTCATCCCCTTCTGCACCTGGCTGCTCATGGGCTACTTCAAGACCATACCCAGAGAGCTGGAGGAGTGTGCCCGCATCGACGGGGCCACCCGGTTCGGGGCGATGATGCGCATCATCTTTCCCATCGCGGTGCCCGGCATCCTGTCCGCCGGCATCTTCGCATTCACGCTGTCCTGGAACGAGTTCATCTACGCCCTGGTCTTCCTCTTCTCACCCGAGCGCAAGACGGTGCCGGTCGGTGTGGTGTCCGAGCTGATCCGGGGCGACATCTATTTCTGGGGTCAGCTGATGGCCGGCGCCCTGCTGGGCTCGGTGCCGGTGGCCCTGGTCTACTCGTTTTTCGTGGAGTACTACGTGACGGGCTTGACCGGCTCGGTCAAGGGCTGAGCGGCCTTGTGACCGCGCGCGGAAGCCACTATAGTGTGTCGGCAACCGGGTCGCCGGTGAAGCCGAGCTGGGGAGACGAGCAATGGCGCAGGTCGTCCTGAAGGACCTCAACAAAAAATTCGACGAAGTCCACGCCGTCAAGGACGTCAACCTCCACATCCGGGACAAGGAATTCGTCGTCCTGGTCGGGCCCTCCGGCTGCGGCAAGACGACGACCCTCCGCATGATCGCCGGGCTGGAGGAGATCACCGCCGGAGAGATCTCGATCGGGGATCGGGTGGTGAACGATCTGCCGCCCAAGGACCGCGACATCGCGATGGTCTTTCAGAACTACGCGCTCTACCCCCACATGACCGTCTACGACAACATGGCGTTCGGGCTCAAGATGCGGAAGTTCCCCAAGGCTGAGATCCAGAAGCGGGTGCAGGATGCCGCCGAGATCCTGGGCATCCAGGAACTGCTCAAGCGCAAGCCGCGCCAGCTCTCGGGCGGTCAGCGCCAGCGGGTCGCCGTGGGGCGGGCGATCGTCCGCCATCCCCAGGTCTTCCTCTTCGACGAGCCGCTGTCCAACCTGGACGCCAAGCTGCGCGTGCAGATGCG of Candidatus Methylomirabilota bacterium contains these proteins:
- a CDS encoding extracellular solute-binding protein, whose amino-acid sequence is MECQPMKRRSFLRASGAAAAVAATGLQGILAAGQAPAWAQGKKLHIVRWVDFIPEADVELKRQAPEASKALGAEVVFEFINGNDLQPRITAAIQSGSGADIIQMLWNWPHLYASGIVDVSDIAEPIGKAQGGYYDVFQATARVGGKWLAVPHGVVGNAVAYRRSWHNEVGAKEFPKTWDEWRQVGKKLKAKGRPVGQALGHSFGDPPTFAYPLLWDFGGAEVDKSGKKVVLNSKATLESVKFLQAFWKDACDEGGAAWDDTNNNRAFHAGEISASLNGASIYIVAKRQKDKIKDDRGEPLFQDIEHAALLPKGPAGQFALYVPFQHAIMKYSKNQKLAKDFLKWLHTKDNYEKWFQVNEGYNVGPTQVWEEHPMWKKVDKPLQVFRQAVRQARMLGSPGPASARATEAYTKYIIVDMYAKAVTGTKAEDAVKWAEGELKNIYQKA
- a CDS encoding TRAP transporter small permease subunit, with product MAVELLLRISERLRSFVEFVGRWGAVFILPLVFVTMWDVFLRKIGGMQVWLVEHLGRAFESTVIQEFEWHFHTALFTLVLGYGLVRNRHVRVDLVREKLSFRKQAWIEFLGLTLFMIPYCLIVGYFAAGFAYDSFLIGEKSASTVGLSYRWIIKTILVFGIFTALLAGIAVWLQTVIVLFGPKEVRFRLMTLEWPEDAAARGGRLNTGPGV
- a CDS encoding sugar ABC transporter permease translates to MKNSVIGGVGSAARVEVALAHPRSTQPLTRFLESERLLAVLLLAPTVVLLGLFIAYPFVMGVWLSLSSTSVGNPGVFVGLQNFVRAWNDSIFRTAFWNTSVYTFWATIFKLALGMWLALLLNRHFRGKRLVRASMLLPFIVPTVLSTFAWRWMFDPTFSVLNWVLYQAGIITVKLPFLSDGTWALSCAILVNTWRGMPFFAITLLAGLQTINPDLHEAASLDGANGWRRFWHVTWPLLKPVTIVVVVFSIIQTFSDFQLIYVLTGGGPANSTHLLATYAYQVGVATGLLGEGAAISLFMLPVLFVVVWIQLRYLRRLEGA
- a CDS encoding carbohydrate ABC transporter permease — its product is MIEQRWKKWAFFYIPLTLFVIGTLFPFYWMAVTAFRPDHELYRSWRAVNNAPFWTLQPTLAHFQDLLAKTTFPRWLWNTFFIAVISTAISLFCGLLAGYALARLRFPGAGLLGTSIFVTYLVPPTLLFIPLADIIRNFQLGNTPWALILTYPTFLIPFCTWLLMGYFKTIPRELEECARIDGATRFGAMMRIIFPIAVPGILSAGIFAFTLSWNEFIYALVFLFSPERKTVPVGVVSELIRGDIYFWGQLMAGALLGSVPVALVYSFFVEYYVTGLTGSVKG
- a CDS encoding TRAP transporter large permease subunit, which gives rise to MARLVPEGVTLNGRLRLILLALPVAAAIVLAYTLWLRSGPEVEIVPFVQDYLPLFMFLTLGVLLFSGYPVAFVLGGTALVFGFLGYLFDTFRLVEFFNFVPRIWGQAAENLVLVSVPTFVFMGVMMERSGIAKDLLYCCQVLLRRVPGALALAVTVMGTILAAMTGIIGASVTMMTSLALAPMLRQGYSHALATGCIAAAGTLGILIPPSIMLILFADLLSVSVGTLFMAALGPGLLLALIYLIGISATCAMKPALGPPLPPTELNLGLGETAGLFVRSFLPPAILIGMIKGSILFGWATPSAAGAVGAFGAVALAMAKRRGGWTTLKEVANASALTISMIFFIVISATCFAYVFRALGGDSVAEHLITSAGLGSWGLTFLIMGIVFVLGFFLDWIEITLIVLPVFGPMIANMDFGAHVPKESVLIWFTVLLAVNLQTSFLTPPFGFALFYMKGLAPAEVKIQSIYRGIIPFVIMQLICLLLVLMFPMLALWLPGAVYD